In a genomic window of Lycium ferocissimum isolate CSIRO_LF1 chromosome 9, AGI_CSIRO_Lferr_CH_V1, whole genome shotgun sequence:
- the LOC132031243 gene encoding uncharacterized protein LOC132031243 — MNLESLPNWEEKQLFKQFMEDHNTATFPSKKYYNLDAYYKRKMEKEMKRGVKKVVDNERTVFNDEEIRRQELMREREKHKEEQVEALKREMQSGMAQAMKEQAQLREEMAYQYKLGNFEAAAAIQRRLDPDLPM; from the exons ATGAATCTGGAAAGCCTGCCAAATTGGGAAGAGAAGCAATTATTCAAGCA ATTCATGGAAGATCATAACACCGCAACCTTCCCTTCTAAAAA ATATTATAACCTTGACGCCTATTACAAACGTAAAatggaaaaggaaatgaaaagagGTGTCAAGAAGGTCGTGGACAATGAACGTACTGTCTTCAATGATGAAGAAATACGCAG GCAAGAATTGATGCGAGAACGTGAGAAGCACAAGGAAGAACAGGTGGAAGCATTGAAGCGCGAGATGCAGAGTGGAATG GCGCAAGCAATGAAAGAACAAGCTCAATTAAGAGAAGAGATGGCTTATCAATACAAGCTTGGCAACTTTGAG GCTGCAGCTGCTATTCAGAGGCGTTTGGACCCCGATCTCCCTATGTAG